ACGCCGCCCATTTCAGTGGCTTCTGCTATTGAAGGGCTGGATAAAATATATCCGCATATGAACACCGTACCTATCGTGATCGTGATCCTTATTGGCTTATTTATCTTTCAACAATTTGGTACGGATAAGATAGGTAAGGTGTTTGGTCCCGTGATGGTGGTATGGTTCACCTTTATTGGGGTATTGGGTGTAATGGCAATCAGCCATGAGCCTGGTGTGTTTAAAGCCCTGAACCCCTACTATGCCTATGTGATGTTGAAAGAAGTGCCCGGTGGTTTCTGGTTGCTGGGTAGCATTTTCCTTTGTACTACAGGCGCCGAAGCCCTGTACAGCGATATGGGCCACTGCGGCAGAAACAACATCCGCGTAAGCTGGATCTATATCAAGATCACGCTGATCCTGAGCTATGGCGGTCAAACTGCCTGGTTGTTACAACACGTAGGCCAGGAAGTTGGTAATATAAGCCCGTTCTATCATATAGTGCCTGATGCCATCTACCTGCCTTCGCTGGTAGTTGCTACGATGGCTACCATCATTGCCAGCCAGGCGCTGATAAGTGGTTGCTTTACCCTGGTGAATGAAGCCATTCGCCTGGATATATGGCCACGTCACCGGGTTTTGTTCCCCGGTCATATTAAAGGTCAGATCTACATTCCTTTTGTGAACTGGTTGTTAATGGCCGGTTGTTTAGGCATGGTGATCTACTTTAAAGAAAGCTCCAAAATGGAAGCGGCGTTTGGGTTAAGCGTTACATTGACCATGTTGATGAGTACCGTGCTGATCAATTTCTACCTGCATGCCAAACGTGTAAATGGAATCCTGATAGCACTGGTTACCGGTTTGTTTTTGGTGATAGAATTGTCGTTTTTGACGGCCAACCTGCAGAAGGTAAAAGAAGGTGGTTGGATAACGCTGCTGATCGGTTCCGCCCTGTTTTTGGTGATGTACATATGGCGGAGAGGCCGGGCCATTACCAATGGTTTGAAGAAAATGGTGCCGATAGAAACCTATGTTCCTTTATTAAAGGAGTTGAGCATTGATGAAAAGATCCCTAAATACGCCACCAACCTGGTTTATTTAACCAGTTCCGGTTCGCCCCGTAAAGTAGAAAAGACAGCCATCAATTCTATTCTGTCTAAAAAACCCAAACGGGCCGATATCTACTGGTTCGTACACGTAAACGTACTGGATGAACCGTACGCCATGCGTTACCATGTTGACACGATCGTTAAAGACGACGTGTACTTTGTGGAATTCAATTTGGGTTTCCGGATAGAGCCGCGTATTGACTATTATTTTCAACAGGTAGTGAACGAACTGGTGAAAACAGGTGAAGTGGATCTGTGCAACCGGAATGAACAACATTACCAGGATAGTAAGATCGGTGATCTCCGCTTCCTGGTTATGGAAAGCTTCCTGTCGTTCGAGAATGCGATGTCGTTCTGGAAAAACTTTGTAATGAAAAGTTATTTCAACCTGAAATGGCTGAGCGTTAAGGAAAGCATCAACTTTGGTCTTGACCCGAGTAACGTAACTGTAGAGAAATATCCGGTGGTAGTGAATGCAGTGCAGCACCCGCCGTTGGAAAGGCAATAAAGTCAGTGGTGAGTAGTGAGTGGGTTTCCGATTGTTCAGAAGTTTGAATAATAGCGAACTTACTCACTACTCACTGCTGACTACTCACAAACCATATTCCTCCATCTTCCTATACAACGTAGTTAACCCTATCCCCAACAACACCGCCGTCTTCGTCTTATTCCCATTCGTATGACGCAGTACTTTTTGAATATGATCTTTTTCTACGCTGGCCAGGGTAAGGCTGGATGAACCTTTGTCCTGTTTCTGAATATCAAAAGGAAGATTTTCAGCCAGAATAGTATCCCCTTCGGCCATAATAGTGGCTCTTTCCAGTACATTTCGTAATTCGCGGATGTTTCCCTTCCAGCTATGCTGTTGCAATAACTGCAATGCGTCTTTTTGAATATGTAAAACCGGCCGGTTTTCTCTGGCTGTATAATAGGCCAGGAAATGATTGGCCAGGGCCGGGATATCGTCGGTGTGATCGCGCAATGCCGGTAAGGAGATAGTAAAAACGTTCAACCGGTAATACAGGTCTTCGCGGAAGGTACCGTCTTCTACCATTTTTCTCAGGTCGCGGTGAGTAGCCGCAATAATGCGCACATTTACTTTGGTGGTTTTTACATCACCCAGTTTTATGAATTCGCCGTTTTCAATTACGCGTAGCAGTTTGGCCTGCAGGTCGATATTCATTTCCCCTATTTCATCGAGGAAGAGCGTGCCGCCATCGGCCAGTTCTACCAATCCTTTTTTGTCTTTGTTGGCGCCGGTAAAAGCGCCGGCCTTATGACCAAACAACTCTCCTTCCAGCAGGTCTTTGGCAAAAGCGCTGCAGTTGATGGCCACAATGGCTTTATCACTCCGCTTGCTATTGGCATGAATGGCATTGGCAAATACTTCTTTACCTGTACCTGTTTCTCCCAATAATAATACGTTGGTATTGGCCGGGGCAATACGCTGCGCCAGTTGTACGGCTTGTTTTATAAGCGTGCTTTGCCCAATAATATCATCAAAGGTGTAAGCGCCTTTGTCTTTGATCTTTATCGCCGATTTCTTTTGCGCCGTGGCTTTGTCGAGCGCCTGGTACAGCAAGGGAACAATACGATCGTTGTCGTTTCCCTTGGTAATATAATCGAATGCACCGTTTTTGATGGCCTGCACCCCATCGGGAATGTTGCCGAATGCGGTTAATAAAATAATCTCGATGAGCGGGTATTTCTCCTTAAGCTCTTTTACAAAGCGAACGCCATCGCCATCCGGCAGTTTTACATCACACAACACGATGTCGGGTTCCTTTTGAGCCAACTGCGCCCAGGCAGCTTTGAGGGTTCCAGCCTGTTCAACGATAAAACCTTCCAGTGAAATAATACGGCTTAATAACTTTCGCAGCTGTTCTTCATCATCGATGAGTAAAATATTGCCAGGCATATTATGATTTAATGCACAAAGGTAATATGCAAAAAATGAAAAAGCCCTCCCGATGATCGGGAGGGCCCTTATATACCTATGAAGACTATTCCCTTTATTAATGTGTATTCCGTCCTCATTTCATTCGCCCCGTGTCATATTACTATATAATCAACATCGTACCATGCCAGAACGGGCGGAAACCTGAAAATTGCCCCATAGCCTCAAAACCAGCCATTAACTAATGGTTTTCAATTAGTTGACCTCAAAATTGGAGAATGAAAATAAATCATTTAGAGCAGATTTGTAAGCGTAGGAATACGCAAATTTGTTTCAAATCAGGAATTAACACTACTTTTTGGGAAAGAAATTCACCATTCACCCTTACCGTTTTCGGTTATGTGCCCCGGTTTCGCCCTTTTCTGATCCATTACAACGTATGAGTGTACCTTGTTTCTTATTATTTTTGACAATCAATACCAATCAATGAGTATAACCCTGATCATTATTATTATCACAGTTCTGGTTTCTATTACTGCGTTTTCGAATGATAAAGTTTTCAATGATTTTATTTTTGACCCGCCCGCAGTAACTTATAATAAACAATGGTGGCGTTTTTTAACCTGCGGACTTATTCACGCCGATTACGGGCACCTGATCTTTAATATGTACGCGTTGTATATGTTTGGCGAATATGTGGAGCACAGTTTTATCCAGGTGTTCCAGGAGAAAGGAAAGCTGCTTTACCTGGTATTATATATAACTGCCCTGTTTGCCTGTTTGGTGCCTACCTATTTAAAACATCGCGCCGATAATTATTACAGAAGCCTTGGCGCTTCCGGCGCTGTTTCGGCAGTGATCTTTGCCTTTATTATTCTTAACCCATTGGATAAAATGGGATTGCTCTTTTTACCTTTAAGAATACCTTCCTTTATTTTTGGATTCCTGTACCTGGTGATCTCCTCTTTCCTCGATAAGCGGGGTGGCGGCGGCATCAATCACTCGGCCCACATTTTTGGAGCACTGTATGGGATTGCGTTTTTGATCTTTACCGGTTATGTCTTTTCAGATTATCCTGTATTGGCGGCGTTCATTCAACAAATACGCACATATATTGGCTATTAACCGGTAAACTGTATCCGCAGCACCTGTTTTGTTGACCCGGTTATTTTAAACCGGTCATCGATCCGCAGGCCTACCACCCACAGGATCTTTTTATTACTTTCGAGCACCCATACTTTTTCCTTATCGGTCATGGATAATTTCTGATCGATAAAGAAGCGGGCGAGTTTTTTCTTCTTTTTTAACCCGAGCGGATAAAAATAATCGCCCTTTTTCCACTTGCGCAGCAACAAGGGGAACTGTAAGGTGTTTTGATCAATTAATGCAATAGCAGGGTCATTGACCAATTGCACATTGCTGCTATTTATCTGCGTCAACTCCAACGCCCCATTTTCAAATACGATCCGGTCTTCATCGGCATCTATTGCCAGGGTTTGCGCCTGTTCAGTTTGCGCCGCGGCAATAATCAACCAGCGCCTGTTTTTTATAATGCGATGGGTAGCCGATTGTACATAGCGGCCCGATTCGCTGCCTAATAACTTAATCACTTCATCTACCTGGGCTGCCGAAAAACCAAAGCCGCTGATGATCTCGTATACGATGGAATGCAGCGGTTCTGACTTTTGCAATTTCAGGATGGGAATGTGCACTTCTTCGCCCTTGTATTCCAGCAATTTTTTCTTGTGTACGGCAAGGGCCTGTTCGTACAATTGTTCCATATCAACAAAGCGGCGCAGGTTACCGGCCAGGTTATTTTCTGCTTCGGGATAAATATTTTGCACCAGCGGAATAAGCTGGTTGCGGAAATAATTCCGGGAATATTTGTCAAGTGCGTTTGAGCTGTCTTCTACCCAGTTCAAATTATTGTCGGTGGCAAACTGTTTCAACTCCTGTTTACGGGCAAATAACAATGGCCGAACAATCTGGCCTTTTTTGGGCAACATGCCCCGCAAACCATGGATGCCGGTGCCGCGGAAGAAATGCATCAGCATGGTTTCTATGTTGTCGTCGAGGTGGTGGGCAGTGAGTAGAACAGTAGGCTGTTGTAAATTGAGGTTTCCCGGTTCTAAGTCGTGAATCGTGAATCGTGAATCGTGAATTGCCGATTGCTGGGTTCCAGGTTCCAGGTTCCAGGTTTCAGGTTTCAAGTTTGCCGTTTGCCGTCTGCCAGCCTGCCCCGACCTGCCGGGGTTTGCCGGGTTCAGCAACCCTGCAAACCAACCATACCTTAATTCCCTGGCGGCTTCCTGAATAGACAGTTTATGATTTTGCGCATATGACGCGGTATCAAACTCTTTCCTTAAAAATGGGACCTTGTAATTTTGGGCAAGCTGTTGTACAAAAGCGGCATCGCGTTCGCTTTCATCTGCCCTGAGTTTAAAATTACAATGTGCAATAATAAATGAATAGCCTGCCTGTTTGCACAATTCGCACAAAACCACGGAATCGATACCTCCGCTCACGGCCAGTAGTAAGGTATCGCCCGTTGAAAAAAGATGATTGTCAGAAATGTATTGCTGAAATCGTTGCAGTAAGGTCATGCAGTTTATTAAAAAGTTAGTTCTTCATGCGCGCTTCTCAACTCGCCAAATGCATGGTTATCGCCTGCTTTTTTGGCGGCTTCCATTCCCTTTTCATACCATTGGATGGCAGCATTGGTGTCGCCTGTACGCTCTAATAATTTAGCCAAATGGTAATAAGAACCGATATAACCGGGGTCTTGTGTAAGTATTTCCTCAAAAATTTCCCGGGCTGTTCTATCGTCTTCAAATTTTATGTATTCCAATGCCAGTGCGTGTTTCAGAAAACTGTCGCGGGGGTTGGCCTGCAAAAAATCCTTCAATTTGGTTATACGGTCCATTATCCCTCAATTAAAAAATCAATAAAATATCAAAATGTATCTTTGTGGCACTTATATTTGTACACCTGATGGTTGCATAAACAACCAATGAATCAAATAAATCATTTGCCAATGAAGATCTTAGTTTGTATCAGCAAAACGCCGGATACCACGGCAAAAATAGCTTTCACCGATAACAATACGAAATTTGCGCAGGACAACGTACAGTGGATCATTAATCCCTACGACGAATGGTATGCACTGGTTCGCGCTATTGAACTGAAAGAAAAGGATCCTGCTACTGTTTTACATCTTATAAATGTTGGCGGCGCCGATGCCGAACCGGTTATCCGCAAGGCCCTGGCCCTTGGCGGCGATGAAGCCATCAGGGTAAATACCACCAGCACGGATAGTTTTTACATTGCGTCGCAAATTGCTGAAGTGGCCAAACAAGGAAACTACGACCTGGTTTTTACCGGTAAAGAAACCATCGATTTCAATGGGTCGTCCATTGGCGGTATGGTGGCCGAACTGCTGGATATGCCTTATGTATCGCTGGCTGTAAAATTTGAATTAAATGGCACTACCGCTATCATCACCCGCGAAATTGAAGGCGGTGAAGAAGTTTGTGAGGTAAATTTACCCGTGGTAGTTAGCTGCCAGAAGGGAATGGCCGAACAAAGGATCCCCAACATGAAGGGTATAATGGGCGCCCGCACCAAACCTTTAAAAGTGCTGGAACCCGCTGCTGCCGATGCCCTCACCACAGTGGCCAGTTTTGAATTACCACCAGCCAAAGCAGGCGTTAAACTGATCCCTGCCGATAACCCGGCCGAACTGGTGCGGTTACTCCATGAGGAAGCGAAAATAATCTAATGGGCTGATGTGCTAATTAGCTAATGGGCTAAACGTCGCACACTTCAGGACCCAGTTCTTTATTCAACAAACCTATTATGCTAGTGTACTAAAAATTGCTTGCTTTCCATTAGCACATTAGCATATTATCAAATTAGCAGATTATGGTTTTAGTATTCATAGATCAGGCCGATGGCCATGTAAAAAAAGCCTCTTACGAG
The Niastella koreensis GR20-10 genome window above contains:
- a CDS encoding rhomboid family intramembrane serine protease encodes the protein MSITLIIIIITVLVSITAFSNDKVFNDFIFDPPAVTYNKQWWRFLTCGLIHADYGHLIFNMYALYMFGEYVEHSFIQVFQEKGKLLYLVLYITALFACLVPTYLKHRADNYYRSLGASGAVSAVIFAFIILNPLDKMGLLFLPLRIPSFIFGFLYLVISSFLDKRGGGGINHSAHIFGALYGIAFLIFTGYVFSDYPVLAAFIQQIRTYIGY
- a CDS encoding KUP/HAK/KT family potassium transporter, with the translated sequence MSASSSPAVFHKKITAAGILIATGIVFGDIGTSPLYTLNAVFHGRVITEDVALGAFSAIFWTLFFQTTLKYVIITLQADNKGEGGIFSLYALIRRFWGKWLLIIAMAGGAFLIADGIITPPISVASAIEGLDKIYPHMNTVPIVIVILIGLFIFQQFGTDKIGKVFGPVMVVWFTFIGVLGVMAISHEPGVFKALNPYYAYVMLKEVPGGFWLLGSIFLCTTGAEALYSDMGHCGRNNIRVSWIYIKITLILSYGGQTAWLLQHVGQEVGNISPFYHIVPDAIYLPSLVVATMATIIASQALISGCFTLVNEAIRLDIWPRHRVLFPGHIKGQIYIPFVNWLLMAGCLGMVIYFKESSKMEAAFGLSVTLTMLMSTVLINFYLHAKRVNGILIALVTGLFLVIELSFLTANLQKVKEGGWITLLIGSALFLVMYIWRRGRAITNGLKKMVPIETYVPLLKELSIDEKIPKYATNLVYLTSSGSPRKVEKTAINSILSKKPKRADIYWFVHVNVLDEPYAMRYHVDTIVKDDVYFVEFNLGFRIEPRIDYYFQQVVNELVKTGEVDLCNRNEQHYQDSKIGDLRFLVMESFLSFENAMSFWKNFVMKSYFNLKWLSVKESINFGLDPSNVTVEKYPVVVNAVQHPPLERQ
- a CDS encoding electron transfer flavoprotein subunit beta/FixA family protein — encoded protein: MKILVCISKTPDTTAKIAFTDNNTKFAQDNVQWIINPYDEWYALVRAIELKEKDPATVLHLINVGGADAEPVIRKALALGGDEAIRVNTTSTDSFYIASQIAEVAKQGNYDLVFTGKETIDFNGSSIGGMVAELLDMPYVSLAVKFELNGTTAIITREIEGGEEVCEVNLPVVVSCQKGMAEQRIPNMKGIMGARTKPLKVLEPAAADALTTVASFELPPAKAGVKLIPADNPAELVRLLHEEAKII
- the tilS gene encoding tRNA lysidine(34) synthetase TilS → MTLLQRFQQYISDNHLFSTGDTLLLAVSGGIDSVVLCELCKQAGYSFIIAHCNFKLRADESERDAAFVQQLAQNYKVPFLRKEFDTASYAQNHKLSIQEAARELRYGWFAGLLNPANPGRSGQAGRRQTANLKPETWNLEPGTQQSAIHDSRFTIHDLEPGNLNLQQPTVLLTAHHLDDNIETMLMHFFRGTGIHGLRGMLPKKGQIVRPLLFARKQELKQFATDNNLNWVEDSSNALDKYSRNYFRNQLIPLVQNIYPEAENNLAGNLRRFVDMEQLYEQALAVHKKKLLEYKGEEVHIPILKLQKSEPLHSIVYEIISGFGFSAAQVDEVIKLLGSESGRYVQSATHRIIKNRRWLIIAAAQTEQAQTLAIDADEDRIVFENGALELTQINSSNVQLVNDPAIALIDQNTLQFPLLLRKWKKGDYFYPLGLKKKKKLARFFIDQKLSMTDKEKVWVLESNKKILWVVGLRIDDRFKITGSTKQVLRIQFTG
- a CDS encoding sigma-54-dependent transcriptional regulator — translated: MPGNILLIDDEEQLRKLLSRIISLEGFIVEQAGTLKAAWAQLAQKEPDIVLCDVKLPDGDGVRFVKELKEKYPLIEIILLTAFGNIPDGVQAIKNGAFDYITKGNDNDRIVPLLYQALDKATAQKKSAIKIKDKGAYTFDDIIGQSTLIKQAVQLAQRIAPANTNVLLLGETGTGKEVFANAIHANSKRSDKAIVAINCSAFAKDLLEGELFGHKAGAFTGANKDKKGLVELADGGTLFLDEIGEMNIDLQAKLLRVIENGEFIKLGDVKTTKVNVRIIAATHRDLRKMVEDGTFREDLYYRLNVFTISLPALRDHTDDIPALANHFLAYYTARENRPVLHIQKDALQLLQQHSWKGNIRELRNVLERATIMAEGDTILAENLPFDIQKQDKGSSSLTLASVEKDHIQKVLRHTNGNKTKTAVLLGIGLTTLYRKMEEYGL
- a CDS encoding tetratricopeptide repeat protein, which codes for MDRITKLKDFLQANPRDSFLKHALALEYIKFEDDRTAREIFEEILTQDPGYIGSYYHLAKLLERTGDTNAAIQWYEKGMEAAKKAGDNHAFGELRSAHEELTF